Proteins found in one Salvia splendens isolate huo1 chromosome 10, SspV2, whole genome shotgun sequence genomic segment:
- the LOC121751270 gene encoding uncharacterized protein LOC121751270 produces the protein MPELCRVGGALFMMHTPKSGRSKLLWSAPSPPMPVGSSTMTWTCCAALESRRLFPTIVPLRDGRILICGGTPQLKSWIEIYDPQKGEFDRRNAPKLLFDFSPFSSAGFELTNDLVMLFFPKLYLTTGISVSTLLLYNVEIDHGEVFNVELPKSERYSLEQRKWIYVGGGILFLIDQASGWFVYHLKAKKVVAKVDVMVEDKEGKVMQALYLDNNDQNTSWIFHIFVEEETQTRIRYAKIEVSQADYTATVQLSCNLGFSFYNDIYVIADEGSCEGGPVERERGEGSEVNESMKRRRISRE, from the exons ATGCCTGAATTATGCCGTGTCGGTGGTGCCTTGTTCATGATGCACACCCCAAAGTCGGGTAGGTCCAAATTGTTGTGGTCTGCACCGTCACCACCAATGCCCGTTGGTTCTTCTACTATGACCTGGACTTGTTGCGCTGCTTTGGAGTCAAGGCGATTATTCCCCACGATAGTCCCGTTACGTGATGGCAGGATATTAATCTGCGGGGGCACTCCTCAACTAAAAAGTTGGATTGAGATCTACGACCCGCAGAAAGGCGAGTTTGACCGGAGGAACGCTCCTAAGCTGCTCTTTGACTTTAGTCCCTTCTCATCGGCTGGCTTTGAGTTGACGAACGATTTGGTTATGCTGTTCTTCCCTAAGCTTTACTTAACAACAGGAATCAGCGTATCAACTCTTCTCTTGTACAATGTGGAAATTGACCACGGGGAAGTCTTCAATGTGGAACTCCCCAAATCTGAACGCTATTCCTTGGAGCAGAGGAAGTGGATATATGTGGGGGGAGGCATCCTATTCCTTATCGACCAAGCATCTGGTTGGTTTGTCTACCATCTCAAAGCCAAAAAAGTGGTGGCGAAGGTGGACGTGATGGTTGAGGATAAGGAAGGAAAAGTGATGCAAGCTTTGTACCTCGACAACAATGATCAAAATACTAGTTGGATCTTCCACATATTCGTGGAAGAGGAGACTCAAACTAGAATTCGTTATGCCAAGATCGAAGTTTCCCAAGCGGATTACACTGCTACAGTTCAGTTGAGCTGTAATCTGGGATTTAGTTTCTATAACGACATTTATGT CATTGCCGATGAAGGGAGCTGCGAAGGAGGACCCGTTGAAAGAGAAAGAGGAGAAGGATCAGAAGTGAATGAAAGCATGAAAAGGAGGAGGATCAGTAGGGAATGA